From the genome of Geobacter sp. SVR, one region includes:
- a CDS encoding sigma 54-interacting transcriptional regulator, translating to MSISCEDITGVGLFRGLAPNELQHIAQRLELCVFLSDMVILSKDTPVDAMYFILAGRVRVELRGGVGQILNLTELGEGEVIGERAILTDEPRTADVRAISEVRAARLSRRDFEELLRETPLLYANLCRTLARQLGSWAHRHQKEEREHREVMTDVIGWQLLPEFGQFPGTSAWVRSLNQRLEQLGGTRRHVMIFGEAGTWKDLAARLIHFHNPDSCPVLFLDGAAPPPVIGGENRTGSSPPHDLLLEIAQEAVLFGHTADGAAHSRRVRRGMLELADGGDMILRNIDRLMPTVQERLAFFLESGAFTRRGETRQRSSRVRIIATSTESPAVLVEQGCLSAELHTLLDGETLEMAPLRERKKDIPVMARSLLKTLNAKHHKQVCRISQDALNRLVDHDWPLNGSELYQVMSRAVVVCNDDEIQPEHIFLQGQLFGDGRFNLLTLPPVERVARHPEFPRRLRWTTVPLFLLVILYTLLGPTFDNAANLAVWTLWWPALLLTAFLIARGWCSYCPLEAIGEFVGAKNRVTHEPAKWLRRQGPVISLAGLAFILLTEQATGMFSNAFATGLLLAGLLAATVLADMVIGRRGWCKYLCPLGRIVSLISRISLMEMHSNRTVCVSRCRVDDCVKEKGCPMGLHPTGIENSDHCILCLNCVRNCPHHSMELDLRNPSWGLFNHSRRGFYEALFSVTLAGVIIAAKGAPLLAGRPLEVFPHTLWSPREFLLALCVAGGYGGLAMLVSTLSRGAGWRRVFTICGLAYLPLTMAGMFMIYFRALVEGGARLVPLMLNATGLDRWLDAAPLTPELGTLRLLIYPVLVAGGIFSWVVLGKLRDRHHLGRAVLFGHRLLILLAAAAFIRIL from the coding sequence ATGTCAATAAGTTGTGAAGATATTACCGGCGTAGGCCTCTTCAGGGGGCTGGCTCCGAACGAGCTGCAGCACATTGCCCAACGCCTGGAACTTTGTGTATTTTTGTCCGACATGGTCATTTTGTCCAAGGATACCCCGGTCGATGCGATGTATTTCATCCTGGCCGGACGGGTCAGGGTTGAACTGCGTGGCGGCGTGGGACAGATCCTCAACCTCACCGAGCTGGGCGAGGGCGAGGTGATCGGGGAACGCGCCATCCTGACCGACGAACCGCGCACCGCCGATGTCCGGGCGATCAGCGAAGTACGCGCGGCCAGGCTCTCCCGCCGTGATTTCGAGGAACTGCTGCGAGAAACCCCTCTTCTGTATGCAAATCTCTGCCGCACCCTGGCTCGCCAGCTGGGGAGTTGGGCTCACCGCCACCAGAAGGAGGAACGGGAACACCGGGAGGTCATGACCGATGTCATCGGCTGGCAGCTTTTGCCCGAGTTCGGACAGTTCCCGGGCACCTCTGCCTGGGTCCGTTCGCTCAACCAGCGGCTGGAGCAGCTCGGAGGCACCCGGCGGCATGTCATGATCTTCGGGGAAGCGGGGACCTGGAAGGACTTGGCTGCCCGGTTGATTCACTTCCACAATCCCGACTCCTGTCCCGTCCTGTTCCTGGACGGTGCCGCACCGCCCCCGGTGATCGGCGGAGAAAACCGCACCGGCTCCTCACCTCCCCACGACCTGCTGCTGGAGATTGCCCAGGAGGCGGTCCTGTTCGGGCATACCGCCGATGGGGCCGCTCACTCCCGGCGGGTCAGGCGTGGCATGCTGGAACTGGCCGACGGCGGCGACATGATCCTGCGCAATATCGACCGCCTGATGCCGACGGTTCAGGAACGCCTGGCTTTTTTTCTGGAAAGCGGGGCGTTCACCAGGCGAGGGGAAACCAGGCAGCGCAGCTCGCGGGTCCGGATTATCGCCACCAGCACTGAATCTCCGGCCGTTCTGGTCGAACAGGGCTGCCTCAGCGCTGAACTCCATACCTTGTTGGACGGTGAAACGCTGGAAATGGCGCCGTTGAGGGAGCGGAAAAAGGATATCCCCGTCATGGCCCGCAGCCTGCTGAAGACCCTCAATGCCAAGCACCACAAGCAGGTGTGCCGCATCTCCCAGGATGCGCTCAACCGGCTGGTGGATCACGACTGGCCACTGAACGGCAGCGAACTGTATCAGGTCATGAGCCGCGCGGTGGTGGTCTGCAATGACGATGAAATTCAACCGGAACATATCTTTCTCCAGGGGCAGCTGTTCGGGGACGGGCGATTCAACCTGCTGACCCTGCCTCCGGTGGAACGGGTTGCCCGGCATCCCGAGTTTCCTCGCCGGTTACGCTGGACAACGGTCCCCCTGTTCCTGCTGGTCATACTGTACACCCTTCTGGGGCCGACCTTCGACAATGCCGCCAACCTGGCGGTATGGACGCTCTGGTGGCCGGCGCTTTTGCTGACCGCCTTTCTGATTGCCCGCGGCTGGTGCAGCTACTGCCCGCTCGAAGCCATCGGCGAGTTTGTCGGCGCCAAGAACCGGGTCACCCATGAACCGGCGAAATGGCTGCGGCGTCAGGGACCGGTCATCAGCCTGGCCGGGCTGGCTTTTATCCTCCTGACGGAGCAGGCCACCGGCATGTTCTCCAACGCCTTTGCCACCGGGCTGCTGCTGGCCGGACTGTTGGCAGCCACGGTGCTGGCCGACATGGTCATCGGCCGGCGCGGCTGGTGCAAGTACCTCTGTCCCCTGGGGCGGATCGTCAGCCTCATTTCGCGCATCTCCCTGATGGAAATGCACAGCAATCGCACGGTGTGCGTCAGCCGCTGCCGGGTCGACGATTGCGTGAAGGAGAAGGGATGTCCCATGGGGCTGCACCCCACGGGCATCGAAAATTCCGACCATTGCATCCTCTGTCTGAACTGCGTCCGCAACTGCCCGCACCATTCCATGGAGCTGGATCTGCGCAATCCATCCTGGGGCCTGTTCAACCATAGCCGCCGCGGGTTCTATGAGGCACTGTTCAGCGTCACTCTGGCAGGTGTCATCATCGCCGCCAAAGGTGCTCCGCTGCTGGCGGGCCGCCCCCTGGAGGTCTTTCCCCACACGCTGTGGAGTCCGCGGGAATTTCTGCTGGCGCTCTGCGTGGCTGGGGGATACGGCGGGCTGGCCATGCTCGTTTCGACACTGTCCCGCGGAGCGGGCTGGAGGCGGGTATTTACGATCTGCGGCCTGGCCTATCTGCCACTGACCATGGCAGGGATGTTCATGATCTATTTCCGTGCTCTGGTGGAGGGGGGCGCCCGGCTGGTGCCGCTGATGCTGAACGCGACCGGGCTTGATCGATGGCTCGATGCGGCGCCGTTGACTCCCGAACTGGGTACGCTGCGACTGTTGATCTATCCGGTATTAGTGGCAGGGGGGATATTTTCGTGGGTCGTGCTCGGCAAACTGCGAGATCGGCACCATCTCGGCCGCGCGGTGCTGTTCGGGCATCGCCTGCTGATTCTTCTTGCCGCCGCGGCATTCATCCGCATTTTGTGA
- a CDS encoding PAS domain S-box protein, whose amino-acid sequence MAYKYRNKIGALTAILRKLNYNERVTAATLARELNVAERSVYRYLENLQAAGYPIYFDHDAKSYRFAENFKLSKSPVDNDLAQMLDLNRQVVNSATVAIAVYRSSGECILINEAMGRLMGTSDRTVHGHNFRKLDHWREYGLLDMAEEVLQSSEERSGDFKMIGPTGRDVWFQCTMMSVIHGGDRYLVMLAQDIAPRMKKELQVARFFAAINRSPHLIMITDPQGIIRYVSEKIAELTGYNVEEVIGRNPRMFKTEKTKPEVHVNLWNTISGGCEWNGELCNRRKDGSTYWEHIRISPIFDSDSTITHYVAVKQDITRQKELDEELYQYAILDHLTEAYNHRMLISLGNREVSMAQRYGRSMTLLLLDVDHLSWVNHFHGHPAGDEVLRQVVRVCRSQMRTTDILARVETDSFALLLPETDRAGACRVAERIGRQVASLSFRGPEEIFSCTVSIAGTSLSAEYRDLEQMLQAGRRLLHRQPATAGRLVGFEGIAASL is encoded by the coding sequence ATGGCCTATAAATATCGCAACAAAATCGGCGCACTGACGGCAATATTGCGAAAACTGAATTATAACGAGCGAGTGACGGCGGCAACGCTTGCACGTGAACTGAACGTTGCCGAACGGTCAGTGTACCGTTATCTGGAGAACCTTCAGGCAGCCGGATATCCGATCTATTTCGATCATGATGCCAAGAGTTATCGGTTTGCCGAGAACTTCAAACTGTCCAAATCGCCGGTCGACAACGACCTGGCCCAGATGCTCGACCTGAACCGGCAGGTTGTCAACTCCGCAACGGTGGCCATTGCCGTATACCGCAGCAGCGGCGAATGCATCCTCATCAATGAGGCCATGGGACGGCTGATGGGCACCTCGGACAGGACAGTCCACGGTCACAACTTCCGGAAACTGGATCACTGGCGCGAATACGGCTTGCTGGATATGGCGGAAGAGGTACTGCAATCCAGCGAAGAACGCTCCGGGGATTTCAAGATGATCGGTCCTACCGGTAGGGATGTCTGGTTCCAGTGCACCATGATGTCAGTCATCCACGGCGGAGACCGCTATCTGGTCATGTTGGCCCAGGACATTGCTCCCCGGATGAAAAAGGAGCTGCAGGTTGCCAGGTTTTTTGCCGCCATAAACCGGAGTCCCCACCTGATCATGATCACGGACCCCCAGGGCATTATCCGCTACGTCAGCGAGAAGATCGCCGAACTGACCGGTTACAACGTGGAAGAGGTCATCGGGCGAAACCCGCGCATGTTCAAAACGGAGAAGACCAAACCGGAGGTGCATGTCAACCTCTGGAACACGATCAGCGGCGGCTGCGAGTGGAACGGCGAGTTGTGCAATCGCCGCAAGGACGGCAGCACCTACTGGGAACACATCCGGATCTCTCCCATTTTCGACTCGGACTCGACCATCACCCATTATGTGGCGGTTAAGCAGGACATCACCCGCCAGAAGGAATTGGACGAGGAACTGTACCAGTATGCGATTCTGGATCATCTGACCGAGGCCTACAACCACCGCATGCTTATCAGCCTGGGAAACCGGGAGGTCAGCATGGCCCAACGTTACGGGCGCTCCATGACCCTGCTGCTTCTGGATGTCGATCACCTCAGCTGGGTAAACCACTTCCACGGCCATCCGGCCGGTGACGAGGTGCTGCGGCAGGTGGTCCGGGTCTGTCGCTCGCAGATGCGGACAACCGATATCCTGGCACGGGTCGAGACCGACTCCTTTGCGCTGCTGTTGCCCGAGACCGATCGGGCCGGGGCCTGCCGGGTGGCTGAGCGGATCGGTCGGCAGGTGGCATCTCTGTCCTTCAGAGGGCCTGAGGAGATTTTTTCCTGCACGGTCAGCATTGCGGGCACATCGCTTTCCGCGGAGTACAGGGACTTGGAGCAGATGCTTCAGGCGGGCCGGCGCCTGCTGCATCGGCAGCCTGCCACAGCCGGGCGGCTGGTCGGATTTGAGGGGATTGCAGCGTCACTTTAG
- a CDS encoding diguanylate cyclase domain-containing protein — protein MEHFKDLSVLYVEDDANFRNWFTEVMRDRFGELRTAESGEQALAAYRERPCDLLITDLVMPGMDGLALCRAVRGYSMDMPIVITSASLSRTMLVESMNLGVDGYILKPVEMEMVESVLMQAVSRLRLRQQNTEAARFWQQTFDAVPYMIAVLDNNLRVLRLNRAARRQLGLRDRDPVGQDYDILICSGEDRFCRDVYRRALDTGNGYTSQAPVKMLDGYYHVTFSPLRDMHGNVFGGVHVAHNVTELKRTEDALRYTSTHDPLTGLYNRAWFETEFDRLSRSRTAPISVLIADVDGLKQVNDQAGHKAGDELLRRAATLLARCCRSGDGIARVGGDEFTVLLPGVGESDVEEMAARIRQTMSEGRQECGLEAVSLSLGVATAVDSAGLSAAIALADTRMYQDKGVRRPAPAE, from the coding sequence GTGGAACACTTCAAGGACTTGTCGGTACTGTACGTGGAGGATGACGCAAACTTCAGGAACTGGTTTACCGAGGTGATGAGAGACAGGTTCGGGGAGCTGCGCACGGCGGAAAGCGGTGAACAGGCCCTGGCAGCCTACCGGGAGCGCCCCTGTGACCTGTTGATAACCGATCTCGTCATGCCGGGCATGGACGGCCTGGCATTGTGCCGTGCTGTTCGTGGTTATTCGATGGACATGCCGATTGTGATCACTTCCGCCTCGCTCAGTCGCACAATGCTGGTGGAGAGCATGAATCTGGGTGTTGACGGATACATCCTGAAGCCGGTCGAGATGGAAATGGTGGAGTCCGTGCTGATGCAGGCCGTCAGCCGCCTGCGCCTGCGTCAGCAGAACACCGAAGCCGCCCGCTTCTGGCAGCAGACCTTTGATGCCGTACCTTACATGATTGCAGTCCTGGACAATAATCTCAGGGTATTGCGCCTCAATCGGGCCGCCCGGCGGCAACTCGGGCTTCGGGACAGGGACCCGGTCGGACAGGACTACGATATCCTGATTTGCAGCGGAGAGGATCGATTCTGCCGCGATGTCTACCGGCGGGCGCTTGATACCGGCAACGGGTATACCAGCCAGGCACCGGTAAAGATGCTGGACGGTTATTATCATGTGACCTTCTCCCCCTTGAGGGATATGCACGGAAACGTCTTCGGCGGAGTTCACGTGGCTCACAATGTGACGGAGCTGAAGCGCACGGAGGATGCCCTGCGTTATACAAGTACGCACGATCCGCTTACCGGATTGTACAACCGGGCCTGGTTCGAAACGGAATTCGACCGCCTGTCGCGGAGTCGTACAGCTCCCATCTCGGTGCTGATTGCCGATGTCGACGGTCTCAAGCAGGTGAATGACCAGGCCGGTCACAAGGCCGGGGACGAACTGCTGCGCCGGGCCGCCACACTGCTGGCCCGCTGTTGCCGCTCCGGTGACGGCATCGCCAGGGTGGGTGGTGACGAATTCACGGTTTTGCTGCCGGGAGTGGGTGAGTCGGATGTGGAGGAAATGGCGGCCCGGATACGGCAGACAATGTCGGAGGGCCGACAGGAATGCGGACTGGAAGCGGTATCCCTCTCACTGGGGGTGGCAACGGCGGTGGATTCTGCCGGCCTGAGCGCAGCCATTGCCCTTGCCGATACGCGGATGTATCAGGACAAGGGGGTCCGCCGCCCCGCTCCCGCAGAATAG
- the ylqF gene encoding ribosome biogenesis GTPase YlqF — protein sequence MEIQWYPGHMGKAHEQMTELIRRTDVVIEILDARLPLSSSNHQLEELRRSKPCIKVLNKQDLADPAVTREWVRHFEREKGVRALPLSARQQGDAKQLIKLCRALVPKRGNPGFPVRAMVAGIPNVGKSTLINTLAGRSLAKVGDKPAITTCNQQIELKNGIVLFDTPGLLWPDLADQAGAYRLATSGAIGANAFDCTVVAFFAVEYLCRRYPDLLRGRYKLAELPENSTIAIEEIGRCLGCLAAGGRVDMNRAAEAFLRELRSGKIGRISLEEPARADEAAGDVEEGSEEQEA from the coding sequence ATGGAAATACAGTGGTATCCCGGACACATGGGCAAGGCCCACGAGCAGATGACGGAGCTGATCCGCAGGACCGATGTGGTGATCGAGATCCTGGATGCCCGCCTGCCGCTGTCCAGCTCCAATCATCAGTTGGAAGAGTTGCGTCGCAGCAAGCCTTGCATCAAGGTGCTGAACAAGCAGGACCTGGCCGATCCGGCCGTTACCCGGGAGTGGGTGCGCCATTTCGAGCGGGAAAAGGGTGTGCGCGCCCTGCCGCTGTCAGCCCGACAGCAGGGGGATGCCAAGCAGTTGATCAAGCTGTGCCGGGCGCTGGTGCCCAAGCGCGGCAATCCGGGTTTCCCGGTGCGTGCCATGGTGGCGGGCATTCCCAACGTGGGCAAATCGACCCTGATCAATACCCTGGCCGGTAGATCGCTGGCCAAGGTGGGGGACAAGCCGGCCATCACCACCTGCAACCAGCAGATCGAGCTGAAGAACGGCATCGTGCTGTTCGATACGCCGGGGCTGTTGTGGCCCGACCTGGCCGACCAGGCCGGCGCCTACCGGCTGGCCACCAGCGGTGCCATCGGCGCCAATGCCTTCGACTGCACCGTGGTCGCCTTTTTTGCCGTGGAGTACCTGTGCCGGCGTTACCCGGACCTGCTGAGGGGGCGCTACAAGCTGGCCGAGCTGCCCGAGAACAGCACCATTGCCATCGAGGAGATCGGCCGCTGTCTGGGGTGTCTGGCCGCCGGCGGCAGGGTCGACATGAACAGGGCAGCAGAGGCCTTTCTGCGGGAGCTGCGGAGCGGGAAGATCGGGCGGATCAGTCTGGAGGAACCGGCACGCGCGGACGAAGCGGCCGGTGATGTGGAAGAGGGGAGCGAAGAGCAGGAAGCCTGA
- a CDS encoding serine hydrolase, with protein sequence MRRICILLIICLFASHMPAYASIEQLDLGSTTTMELLLERAMAHRRIAGCVVLVGNRDGIIFTTSRGRVNANPQAPPIDEHTIFDVASLTKVIATTSAVMKLVEDGRIGLSDPLVKWFPEFTGSGREDITILNLLTHTSGLDDSQLPDTMALRTAIQRAAFQKYRPAPGSRFSYADINFILLGELVRRASGSPLDVFCRERIYTPLGLHETMFLPPPSLTDRIAPTDMVGGLVQDLNARRLGGVAGHAGLFSSAADLARFARMLLNGGTLDGTRILSEQTIAMMTSPRYCNTSAVTRGLGWDMDSPFSAPKGIGFSSSSFGHTGYSGQSIWIDPQRNLFVILLTIRLDYQDVRHFNQLRRDISTLAGANLVTAASLAEYLPATQPVALNVSSAPQPAKVRVAAHQVRRPGGRSVTKITKAGSTRRETRYAKSGGTRAWKKAKNSSRFKA encoded by the coding sequence GTGCGTCGTATCTGCATCCTGTTGATCATCTGCCTCTTCGCCAGCCATATGCCTGCATACGCCTCCATCGAACAACTCGATCTGGGCAGCACAACCACCATGGAACTGCTGCTGGAACGGGCCATGGCGCATCGCCGGATCGCGGGATGCGTCGTGCTCGTCGGCAACCGCGACGGCATCATCTTCACCACATCCCGGGGCAGGGTCAATGCCAATCCCCAGGCCCCGCCGATCGACGAGCACACCATCTTCGATGTCGCCTCGCTGACCAAGGTCATTGCCACGACTTCGGCCGTGATGAAACTGGTCGAGGATGGCCGCATCGGACTGTCCGACCCGCTGGTAAAGTGGTTCCCGGAGTTCACTGGGTCCGGCCGCGAAGATATCACCATCCTCAACCTGCTGACCCACACCTCCGGTCTGGACGACAGCCAGCTTCCCGACACTATGGCGCTGCGGACCGCCATTCAGAGGGCTGCCTTCCAGAAATACCGTCCTGCCCCGGGAAGCCGCTTCAGCTATGCCGACATCAATTTCATCCTGCTGGGAGAACTGGTCAGGCGCGCCTCCGGGAGTCCCTTGGATGTCTTTTGCCGGGAGCGGATCTATACTCCGCTCGGCCTGCACGAGACCATGTTCCTGCCGCCGCCGAGTCTCACGGACAGAATTGCGCCGACCGACATGGTGGGGGGGCTGGTACAGGACCTGAACGCCCGGCGCCTTGGAGGGGTCGCGGGACATGCGGGGCTTTTCAGTTCAGCAGCAGACCTGGCCCGCTTCGCCCGCATGCTCCTGAACGGCGGCACGCTCGATGGAACACGCATTCTTTCCGAACAGACCATCGCGATGATGACCAGTCCGCGCTACTGCAATACCAGCGCAGTGACCCGCGGCCTGGGATGGGATATGGACTCCCCTTTTTCAGCCCCGAAAGGGATCGGCTTTTCGAGCAGTTCGTTCGGACACACCGGCTATAGCGGCCAGTCGATCTGGATCGACCCGCAGCGCAACCTGTTCGTCATCCTGCTGACAATCCGCCTGGACTACCAGGACGTACGGCACTTCAACCAACTGCGGCGGGACATATCCACCCTGGCCGGGGCAAATCTCGTGACTGCCGCCTCCCTGGCCGAATACCTGCCGGCAACCCAGCCGGTGGCACTGAACGTCAGCTCGGCCCCTCAGCCCGCAAAGGTGCGTGTGGCGGCTCACCAGGTCCGCCGGCCCGGCGGTCGTTCGGTAACGAAAATTACAAAGGCCGGCAGCACCAGACGCGAAACCCGCTACGCCAAGTCGGGAGGCACGCGCGCATGGAAAAAGGCAAAAAACTCCAGCCGGTTCAAAGCGTGA
- a CDS encoding GSU3473 family protein: MLIKVRYSDNTVGTVDDGKLQALIASDRITAFRRSEGWAVIGRDRMRERNTERRRAGAIVNIYV; the protein is encoded by the coding sequence ATGCTGATCAAGGTCAGATACAGTGACAACACCGTCGGCACCGTCGACGATGGAAAGCTCCAGGCGCTGATCGCTTCGGACCGGATCACCGCGTTCCGCCGATCGGAGGGCTGGGCAGTCATCGGCCGGGACCGGATGAGGGAACGGAATACCGAGAGACGCCGGGCGGGCGCCATAGTCAACATCTATGTATGA